In the Brassica napus cultivar Da-Ae chromosome A7, Da-Ae, whole genome shotgun sequence genome, one interval contains:
- the LOC106358038 gene encoding uncharacterized protein LOC106358038 yields the protein MVEIYSVCGKWKLNDKFQWEFLVDSNKGGSLSEVDENVTYIDLVETIIEDFGLGCLVKDRDITLSYELPPRMKTMVKDSPPVYIRNDRQVRTFISKIKGNGELIRLCVTVNDKNNTIVVENVGNNTQSKTIHNEENADVDKTGCIPVLENLDGGLYVNESNVHEEQQELYRATRSDMSVHVTHNDTCSTTGSENHPLLLHSAPYSSPVSLGCSQSPGATNDLHVNKYFKDKQDLMLTMRKLALESKFQFKSRRSNKSRVVLGCVDDKCCWRMRATKHASSDFFVVKNYVHEHTCDPTHRNASNRQASAKLLGSLICSKYGENKDGLKPKQIMEQVRKEHGLQIKYKQAWRVKEYAQNLMRGIPDSVTETSSTPPTTGQSSERPSKKRMRSVIDFGTPNSESRKYNCSKCGEEGHNKSTCKVPK from the exons ATGGTAGAGATCTATTCTGTTTGTGGAAAGTGGAAATTGAATGACAAGTTTCAATGGGAATTTCTGGTAGATTCAAACAAAGGAGGATCACTTTCTGAGGTAGACGAGAACGTTACATACATAGATTTAGTCGAGACGATTATCGAAGATTTTGGACTTGGTTGCTTGGTTAAAGATAGAGATATTACACTCAGCTATGAACTTCCACCAAGGATGAAAACAATGGTCAAAGATTCTCCACCGGTGTATATACGTAATGATCGCCAAGTAAGAACTTTCATTAGTAAGATCAAAGGAAACGGTGAACTGATTCGTTTATGTGTAACG gtgAATGACAAAAACAACACGATTGTAGTTGAGAATGTTGGCAACAACACTCAATCCAAGACCATACACAATGAAGAGAACGCTGATGTAGACAAAACTGGGTGCATACCTGTGTTGGAAAATTTAGATGGTGGTTTGTATGTAAATGAATCTAACGTGCATGAGGAACAACAG GAACTTTATAGAGCAACTAGAAGTGACATGTCAGTTCATGTCACACACAACGACACTTGTTCTACTACTGGAAGTGAAAACCATCCCCTTCTTTTGCACTCTGCTCCATATTCTTCTCCGGTTTCTTTAGGATGTTCACAGTCGCCCGGAGCAACTAATGATTTACATGTGAACAAATACTTCAAAGACAAGCAAGACTTGATGCTCACGATGAGAAAATTGGCTCTCGAGTCGAAGTTTCAGTTCAAATCTCGTCGGTCAAATAAATCCAGAGTGGTATTAGGGTGTGTGGATGATAAATGCTGTTGGAGGATGCGTGCAACTAAGCATGCTTCTTCTGACTTCTTTGTGGTGAAGAACTATGTTCATGAGCATACTTGTGACCCAACACATAGAAATGCAAGCAATAGACAGGCAAGTGCGAAACTTCTTGGATCTTTAATCTGCAGCAAGTATGGAGAAAATAAGGATGGACTTAAACCCAAACAGATTATGGAGCAAGTTAGAAAGGAACATGGTTTACaaatcaagtacaaacaagctTGGAGAGTAAAAGAGTATGCTCAGAATTTGATGAGGGGAATTCCAGATTCTGTAACTGAAACTTCATCTACACCTCCAACTACTGGACAAAGTAGTGAGAGACCGTCGAAAAAGAGGATGCGATCAGTTATAGATTTTGGTACACCAAATTCAGAATCTCGTAAATACAATTGCAGCAAATGTGGCGAAGAAGGACACAACAAAAGTACATGCAAAGTCCCAAAATGA
- the LOC106358027 gene encoding transcription initiation factor TFIID subunit 4 isoform X1 — protein sequence MDPSLLKLLEEDDEDESMHSKEDVDAFQASLIREIEGGNHSWSQQFAAWNNGITQDANTNKLHILVSTQMKEQQQQSVLGSHDRELKHNLPQNHLQSVRLSENPSHVPQATDLQSRNNSISMEQPVGSVNLGPTQLQVGELFRLLRPQVDKDRGKQLNTLFYKFKSNEVTKESFLRQARNIVGERMILWAVRKLQQQGNNGGKVPGDPNHYREPFTSAEDQSQIQSLTEGISAKKSDTCGGHDNQLHSTSSGTFSSAATVQGLHNSERPVSVNGPAMVHGGPIFPTQNNISLPLNPALCQGSVTKGQTMSNDQTVAHVKQKLTDQSFDQVPKPCPVVRQDVSNVPMEQKNGNPRRSDDDLVKQSSEMVLSAPTTHANFASPSMKTQLDSSTMVNFSAPAATILPGTIVRTTQGQKKSLEAQGSSLPPLSKRQKLCETSLAGSGKKFNDVTELSGINLMEEERELLSSLPKNNSRVFKSFRRVAYEEEGRTILQKAPLQRKLAGIMAKSGIKHIKDDVERCLSLCVEERMRVLLSKIIRTSKQRTDPEKCRNRICITSDIRKQINEMNQKEKDEQEKKHGGEEELKNDTAKEDKRSEQVKANKEQAEKRAKAANDAALASVGGDNVFSKWKLMAEARQKPSSETRRNAKKLSGGQRLGKKNHGSPKVVRSISVKDVIAVVEKEHQMSRSTLLYRLYDSICSYVPTQDKT from the exons ATGGATCCCTCCCTTTTGAAGCTCCTCGAAGAAGATGACGAG GATGAATCTATGCACTCGAAGGAAGACGTCGACGCGTTCCAGGCCTCTCTGATTCGAGAAATCGAAG GAGGAAATCATTCTTGGAGTCAGCAGTTCGCAGCATGGAATAATGGTATTACTCAAGATGCTAATACCAATAAGCTCCATATCCTTGTGAGCACTCAGATGaaagagcaacaacaacaatctgTTTTAGGGAGTCATGACCGAGAATTAAAGCACAACCTGCCTCAGAACCATCTACAATCAGTTAGACTCTCTGAGAATCCTTCCCATGTTCCCCAAGCAACTGACTTGCAGTCTAGGAACAACTCTATTAGTATGGAACAACCTGTTGGCTCTGTAAATCTTGGTCCGACACAACTACAAGTCGGTGAATTGTTTCGTCTACTGAGACCCCAAGTTGACAAAGATAGAGGGAAGCAGCTCAATACACTGTTTTATAAATTCAAG agtaACGAAGTTACAAAGGAAAGTTTCTTACGACAAGCAAGGAATATTGTAGGTGAACGAATGATCTTATGGGCAGTTAGGAAACTGCAACAACAg GGAAATAACGGGGGCAAAGTACCTGGTGACCCAAACCATTACAGAGAGCCCTTTACTTCTGCTG AAGACCAATCCCAGATACAATCTTTAACCGAAGGCATCAGTGCTAAAAAGTCTGACACCTGTGGAGGTCATGATAACCAACTACATTCAACAAGTTCGGGCACCTTTAGCAGTGCAGCTACTGTGCAAGGATTACACAATTCTGAGAGACCAGTTTCTGTGAATGGTCCTGCTATGGTTCATGGTGGCCCTATATTCCCCACCCAAAATAACATATCCTTGCCTCTAAATCCGGCTCTTTGTCAAGGATCAGTCACCAAGGGCCAGACAATGAGCAATGATCAGACAGTGGCCCACGTGAAGCAGAAATTGACTGATCAAAGCTTTGATCAGGTACCGAAGCCTTGTCCTGTGGTGCGGCAAGACGTGTCTAATGTTCCAATGGAACAGAAGAATGGTAACCCAAGGAGGTCAGATGATGACTTAGTGAAGCAATCATCTGAAATGGTTTTATCAGCACCTACCACCCATGCAAACTTTGCCTCTCCTTCAATGAAAACACAGCTGGACTCTAGCACAATG GTTAATTTCTCTGCCCCAGCTGCGACCATTCTCCCAGGAACTATTGTTAGAACGACACAAGGTCAGAAAAAATCTCTGGAGGCACAAGGTTCTTCGCTACCACCATTGAG TAAGAGGCAAAAACTGTGTGAAACTTCTTTAGCTGGAAGTGGTAAAAAGTTCAATGATGTTACGGAACTCAGTGGCATCAATCTTATG GAAGAGGAAAGAGAATTATTATCTTCTCTGCCTAAAAATAACAGTCGTGTTTTCAAATCATTTCGAAGAGTTGCGTATGAGGAGGAAGGAAGAACGATTTTGCAGAAAGCTCCACTGCAGAGAAAGCTGGCTGGAATTA TGGCAAAAAGTGGTATAAAGCATATCAAGGATGATGTTGAGCGGTGCTTGTCTCTG TGTGTGGAGGAAAGGATGCGTGTATTGTTGTCTAAGATAATCCGGACTTCAAAGCAG CGGACTGATCCCGAGAAGTGTAGAAATCGGATTTGTATCACATCTGATATCCGGAAACAAATCAACGAAATGAATCAGAAGGAAAAAGATGAACAGGAAAAGAAACATGGTGGAGAAGAAGAGCTTAAG AATGATACAGCAAAAGAAGATAAACGTTCAGAGCAAGTGAAG GCAAATAAGGAGCAAGCCGAAAAGAGAGCTAAGGCTGCAAATGATGCTGCCCTTGCATCCGTTGGAGGAGATAATGTGTTTTCAAAATGGAAACTTATGGCAGAAGCACGTCAGAAACCTTCTTCAGAGACAAGAAGAAACGCCAAAAAACTTTCTG gtGGTCAAAGATTAGGGAAGAAGAACCATGGTTCACCAAAAGTGGTCCGTTCAATCTCTGTGAAGGATGTGATTGCTGTTGTGGAAAAAGAGCATCAGATGTCCAGATCGACGCTACTGTATCGCTTATACGATAGTATCTGCTCGTATGTTCCAACCCAAGATAAGACATAG
- the LOC106358027 gene encoding transcription initiation factor TFIID subunit 4 isoform X2: MDPSLLKLLEEDDEDESMHSKEDVDAFQASLIREIEGGNHSWSQQFAAWNNGITQDANTNKLHILVSTQMKEQQQQSVLGSHDRELKHNLPQNHLQSVRLSENPSHVPQATDLQSRNNSISMEQPVGSVNLGPTQLQVGELFRLLRPQVDKDRGKQLNTLFYKFKSNEVTKESFLRQARNIVGERMILWAVRKLQQQGNNGGKVPGDPNHYREPFTSADQSQIQSLTEGISAKKSDTCGGHDNQLHSTSSGTFSSAATVQGLHNSERPVSVNGPAMVHGGPIFPTQNNISLPLNPALCQGSVTKGQTMSNDQTVAHVKQKLTDQSFDQVPKPCPVVRQDVSNVPMEQKNGNPRRSDDDLVKQSSEMVLSAPTTHANFASPSMKTQLDSSTMVNFSAPAATILPGTIVRTTQGQKKSLEAQGSSLPPLSKRQKLCETSLAGSGKKFNDVTELSGINLMEEERELLSSLPKNNSRVFKSFRRVAYEEEGRTILQKAPLQRKLAGIMAKSGIKHIKDDVERCLSLCVEERMRVLLSKIIRTSKQRTDPEKCRNRICITSDIRKQINEMNQKEKDEQEKKHGGEEELKNDTAKEDKRSEQVKANKEQAEKRAKAANDAALASVGGDNVFSKWKLMAEARQKPSSETRRNAKKLSGGQRLGKKNHGSPKVVRSISVKDVIAVVEKEHQMSRSTLLYRLYDSICSYVPTQDKT; this comes from the exons ATGGATCCCTCCCTTTTGAAGCTCCTCGAAGAAGATGACGAG GATGAATCTATGCACTCGAAGGAAGACGTCGACGCGTTCCAGGCCTCTCTGATTCGAGAAATCGAAG GAGGAAATCATTCTTGGAGTCAGCAGTTCGCAGCATGGAATAATGGTATTACTCAAGATGCTAATACCAATAAGCTCCATATCCTTGTGAGCACTCAGATGaaagagcaacaacaacaatctgTTTTAGGGAGTCATGACCGAGAATTAAAGCACAACCTGCCTCAGAACCATCTACAATCAGTTAGACTCTCTGAGAATCCTTCCCATGTTCCCCAAGCAACTGACTTGCAGTCTAGGAACAACTCTATTAGTATGGAACAACCTGTTGGCTCTGTAAATCTTGGTCCGACACAACTACAAGTCGGTGAATTGTTTCGTCTACTGAGACCCCAAGTTGACAAAGATAGAGGGAAGCAGCTCAATACACTGTTTTATAAATTCAAG agtaACGAAGTTACAAAGGAAAGTTTCTTACGACAAGCAAGGAATATTGTAGGTGAACGAATGATCTTATGGGCAGTTAGGAAACTGCAACAACAg GGAAATAACGGGGGCAAAGTACCTGGTGACCCAAACCATTACAGAGAGCCCTTTACTTCTGCTG ACCAATCCCAGATACAATCTTTAACCGAAGGCATCAGTGCTAAAAAGTCTGACACCTGTGGAGGTCATGATAACCAACTACATTCAACAAGTTCGGGCACCTTTAGCAGTGCAGCTACTGTGCAAGGATTACACAATTCTGAGAGACCAGTTTCTGTGAATGGTCCTGCTATGGTTCATGGTGGCCCTATATTCCCCACCCAAAATAACATATCCTTGCCTCTAAATCCGGCTCTTTGTCAAGGATCAGTCACCAAGGGCCAGACAATGAGCAATGATCAGACAGTGGCCCACGTGAAGCAGAAATTGACTGATCAAAGCTTTGATCAGGTACCGAAGCCTTGTCCTGTGGTGCGGCAAGACGTGTCTAATGTTCCAATGGAACAGAAGAATGGTAACCCAAGGAGGTCAGATGATGACTTAGTGAAGCAATCATCTGAAATGGTTTTATCAGCACCTACCACCCATGCAAACTTTGCCTCTCCTTCAATGAAAACACAGCTGGACTCTAGCACAATG GTTAATTTCTCTGCCCCAGCTGCGACCATTCTCCCAGGAACTATTGTTAGAACGACACAAGGTCAGAAAAAATCTCTGGAGGCACAAGGTTCTTCGCTACCACCATTGAG TAAGAGGCAAAAACTGTGTGAAACTTCTTTAGCTGGAAGTGGTAAAAAGTTCAATGATGTTACGGAACTCAGTGGCATCAATCTTATG GAAGAGGAAAGAGAATTATTATCTTCTCTGCCTAAAAATAACAGTCGTGTTTTCAAATCATTTCGAAGAGTTGCGTATGAGGAGGAAGGAAGAACGATTTTGCAGAAAGCTCCACTGCAGAGAAAGCTGGCTGGAATTA TGGCAAAAAGTGGTATAAAGCATATCAAGGATGATGTTGAGCGGTGCTTGTCTCTG TGTGTGGAGGAAAGGATGCGTGTATTGTTGTCTAAGATAATCCGGACTTCAAAGCAG CGGACTGATCCCGAGAAGTGTAGAAATCGGATTTGTATCACATCTGATATCCGGAAACAAATCAACGAAATGAATCAGAAGGAAAAAGATGAACAGGAAAAGAAACATGGTGGAGAAGAAGAGCTTAAG AATGATACAGCAAAAGAAGATAAACGTTCAGAGCAAGTGAAG GCAAATAAGGAGCAAGCCGAAAAGAGAGCTAAGGCTGCAAATGATGCTGCCCTTGCATCCGTTGGAGGAGATAATGTGTTTTCAAAATGGAAACTTATGGCAGAAGCACGTCAGAAACCTTCTTCAGAGACAAGAAGAAACGCCAAAAAACTTTCTG gtGGTCAAAGATTAGGGAAGAAGAACCATGGTTCACCAAAAGTGGTCCGTTCAATCTCTGTGAAGGATGTGATTGCTGTTGTGGAAAAAGAGCATCAGATGTCCAGATCGACGCTACTGTATCGCTTATACGATAGTATCTGCTCGTATGTTCCAACCCAAGATAAGACATAG
- the LOC106358035 gene encoding ctenidin-1, which translates to MGRVILWFLVSLYLCLTGHMIGEAAREGAFMRGEAGSNEIGKSNRHVTRFKGQLTAGGYGGGGPGYGGYGPGGGGGGVVIGGGGGFGSGGGLGWDGGNRGGGPGYGSGGIGGGVIIGGGGGCGGSCVGGGCGGSCGGGGGGGGGYGHDGVGMKGSGRN; encoded by the coding sequence ATGGGCAGAGTGATTTTGTGGTTTCTTGTTTCCTTGTATTTATGCCTCACTGGCCATATGATTGGAGAGGCTGCAAGAGAAGGTGCGTTCATGAGAGGTGAAGCAGGATCCAATGAGATAGGAAAGAGTAACCGACACGTAACCAGATTTAAGGGTCAACTCACAGCTGGTGGCTATGGCGGAGGTGGCCCAGGATATGGTGGATACGGAccaggtggtggtggtggtggtgttgTGATCGGTGGTGGAGGTGGGTTTGGATCCGGCGGTGGTTTAGGTTGGGATGGAGGCAACAGAGGAGGCGGTCCAGGATACGGGTCAGGTGGTATTGGTGGTGGAGTCATCATTGGCGGTGGTGGTGGGTGTGGCGGTTCATGTGTTGGTGGTGGGTGTGGCGGTTCatgcggtggtggtggtggtggtggaggaggataTGGACACGATGGAGTTGGCATGAAGGGATCAGGCAGAAACTAG
- the BNAA07G36570D gene encoding uncharacterized protein BNAA07G36570D: MTTSLDRWEKDPFFPAAEEVQESADRMESAYRTWRIHGKQGSSNVWDSEQLHRDLHAALGTTKWQLDEFQRAVQSSYHNRLSLSDDTRDRHREFTFAMESQVAKIEKSLKEAARSDGKGTPRWVRLDEDDRNELALFLTGPSESDRKQHRRAASATPDIAVSDDGLMLKKPSGEPLVRKVPSVSGFLNHMEPKNCIRKWKALDRQGDSDAAALLPIQTNQQVVNGCFERDKSCVECEEDCYDKQLHGWYGALQRQLQRSQYQMRYSKSLQATIWILLLVFLIVVVAVHRM, encoded by the exons ATGACGACGAGCTTGGATCGGTGGGAGAAGGATCCTTTCTTTCCCGCTGCTGAAGAGGTTCAGGAATCCGCTGACAG GATGGAGTCAGCTTACAGGACATGGAGGATCCACGGCAAACAAGGCTCTTCAAACGTATGGGACTCTGAACAGCTTCACCGAGACCTCCACGCCGCTCTCGGAACCACCAAATGGCAGTTAGACGAGTTCCAGCGCGCTGTTCAATCCAGCTACCACAACCGTCTCAGTCTCAGCGACGATACTCGCGACAGGCACCGCGAGTTTACCTTCGCTATGGAGTCTCAAGTCGCCAAAATCGAGAAGTCTCTCAAGGAAGCTGCCCGATCCGACGGCAAAGGAACCCCGAGATGGGTTCGTTTGGACGAAGACGATCGCAATGAGCTCGCACTCTTCTTGACTGGACCTTCTGAATCCGATAGGAAACAGCATAGAAGGGCGGCCAGTGCTACTCCTGACATTGCGGTTTCTGACGACGGTTTGATGCTCAAGAAACCTTCTGGTGAGCCGTTGGTTAGGAAAGTTCCCAGCGTCTCTGGCTTTTTAAACCATATGGAACCCAAGAACTGTATTAGAAAGTGGAAGGCGTTGGATCGTCAAGGAGACTCTGATGCTGCTGCGTTGTTGCCTATCCAAACGAACCAA CAAGTTGTGAATGGATGTTTTGAGAGGGACAAGAGCTGTGTGGAGTGCGAGGAGGATTGTTATGATAAGCAGCTTCACGGTTGGTATGGAGCTTTGCAGAGGCAACTTCAACGGTCTCAGTATCAAATGCGATATAGCAAATCCCTTCAAGCGACCATTTGGattcttcttttggtttttcttaTAG TGGTAGTGGCAGTGCACAGAATGTAG
- the LOC106355168 gene encoding pumilio homolog 15-like: MTEQNADAHPVVDSPSSPYQQLRHDTLRAYETMYGSLDNHYSLGNTLFSPLSDLQILESSFGRLGVSEPNARQQKLLDHRRSNQYPFDGRDRGMNVRDYHNPLYYLHPTEREQLDHAAQRLLFSQDNHYDVYKSYDNGSHGRSNSGLTGRPPYIGFNGDLGEFPLNSRNHNLCDQSPWSFSHVLGTRTNRHDAYTIDNSRAKDTILSRAKDAVESAKLQKVIVEGSRETVHKIFDELKTHVCELMIDPVGHQVFQKIIEKCTNEQTTQILDIVIQQPIQFVRVCGDTHGTRAIQDLMRSLCSEEQISRFMQTICHVALLLTKSTNTNHVISLCFRHFSPLQTHVSISLS, from the exons ATGACGGAGCAGAACGCAGATGCGCATCCGGTGGTAGACTCTCCTTCGTCTCCATATCAGCAACTTCGACATGATACTCTCAGAGCGTATGAGACTATGTATGGCTCTTTGGACAATCATTACTCACTTGGAAACACACTGTTCTCTCCTTTGTCAGATTTGCAAATCTTAGAATCGAGTTTTGGAAGATTGGGTGTCTCGGAACCAAACGCTCGTCAACAGAAGCTACTTGATCATCGTCGAAGCAATCAATATCCTTTTGACGGTCGAGATCGAGGTATGAATGTCCGTGACTACCATAACCCTTTGTATTATCTGCATCCAACTGAACGAGAGCAGCTTGATCATGCTGCACAGAGATTGTTGTTTAGTCAGGATAATCATTATGATGTTTATAAGTCATATGATAATGGTTCTCATGGGCGTAGCAACAGTGGCTTGACGGGTCGTCCTCCTTATATTGGCTTTAACGGAGATCTAGGAGAGTTTCCTTTAAACTCGCGTAATCATAATTTATGTGATCAAAGCCCATGGAGTTTTTCACATGTGCTTGGAACCCGCACTAATCGTCATGATGCCTACACCATAGATAACTCTAGAGCTAAAGATACCATACTTTCACGTGCTAAGGACGCTGTGGAGTCTGCTAAGTTGCAAAAAGTGATTGTAGAAGGTTCAAGGGAGACAGTTCATAAAATATTTGACGAGTTGAAAACACATGTTTGTGAGCTGATGATTGATCCGGTTGGGCATCAAGTTTTTCAAAAGATTATTGAGAAATGCACCAATGAACAGACCACCCAGATTTTGGATATAGTGATTCAACAACCTATTCAGTTTGTTAGAGTTTGTGGCGATACTCATGG GACTCGTGCAATACAAGATTTGATGCGGTCTCTTTGTTCTGAAGAGCAAATATCCCGGTTTATGCAAACTATATGCCATGTTGCACTACTCTTGACTAAAAGCACAAACACGAACCATGTGATTTCGTTATGCTTCCGTCATTTTTCTCCTTTACAAACCCATGTTAGTATTTCTCTCTCTTGA
- the LOC106358030 gene encoding cyclin-T1-3 isoform X1 — protein sequence MGEEHQRKRSRQHFEAEEARHLPSLECETSKWYFSREEIERFSPSRKDGIDLPKESFLRSSYCSFLQRLGMQLHVSQVTIGCAMVMCHRFYMRQSLAKNDWQTIATASLFLACKAEDEPCQLSNVVVASYEIIFEWDPSASIRIHQTECYHEFKEIILAGERLLLDTSAFHLLDVELPYKPLAAALNRLNAWPDLATAAWNFVHDWLRTTLCLQYKPHVIATATVHLAATFQNAKVGSRRDWWLEFGVTTKLLKEVIQEMYMLIEVNRRRALPPPRREVAWAVPTVIKPPVHLARGYPFHSYPMQSYRQPGIW from the exons ATGGGTGAGGAACATCAGAGAAAGCGGTCTCGGCAACATTTTGAAGCAGAGGAGGCCAGACACTTACCATCGCTGGAATGTGAAACGTCAAAGTGGTATTTCAGCAGGGAAGAGATTGAGCGTTTCTCTCCATCTAGAAAAGATGGGATTGACCTGCCCAAGGAGTCTTTTTTACGCTCTTCCTATTGCTCGTTTCTTCAAAGACTTGGCATGCAGCTTCATGT GTCCCAGGTTACAATAGGATGTGCGATGGTGATGTGCCACCGGTTTTACATGCGCCAATCTCTTGCAAAAAATGACTGGCAG ACGATAGCAACTGCCAGTCTGTTCCTCGCTTGCAAAGCTGAAGATGAGCCGTGTCAACTGTCCAACGTTGTTGTTGCATCTTATGAAATAATCTTTGAGTGGGATCCTTCTGCCTCAATTAGAATTCATCAAACT GAATGTTACCATGAatttaaagaaattattttgGCCGGGGAGAGGCTTCTGCTGGACACAAGTGCTTTCCATCTCCTAGACGTTGAACTTCCCTACAAACCTCTGGCTGCAGCCTTGAATAGGTTGAACGCTTGGCCTGACCTTGCAACAGCTGCTTGGAATTTTGTGCATGATTG GCTTCGAACGACACTATGCTTGCAGTACAAACCCCATGTTATCGCAACTGCCACTGTGCACCTAGCTGCCACGTTTCAGAACGCGAAAGTAGGCAGCAGGAGAGATTGGTGGTTGGAGTTTGGAGTAACAACCAAGCTACTAAAAG AGGTGATCCAAGAGATGTACATGTTGATAGAAGTGAACAGAAGGAGGGCTTTGCCGCCTCCAAGAAGAGAAGTAGCTTGGGCAGTACCTACAGTCATAAAGCCGCCGGTCCATTTGGCTAGAGGCTACCCGTTTCACAGCTACCCTATGCAGTCCTATAGACAGCCTGGCATCTGGTGA
- the LOC106358030 gene encoding cyclin-T1-3 isoform X2, with translation MVMCHRFYMRQSLAKNDWQTIATASLFLACKAEDEPCQLSNVVVASYEIIFEWDPSASIRIHQTECYHEFKEIILAGERLLLDTSAFHLLDVELPYKPLAAALNRLNAWPDLATAAWNFVHDWLRTTLCLQYKPHVIATATVHLAATFQNAKVGSRRDWWLEFGVTTKLLKEVIQEMYMLIEVNRRRALPPPRREVAWAVPTVIKPPVHLARGYPFHSYPMQSYRQPGIW, from the exons ATGGTGATGTGCCACCGGTTTTACATGCGCCAATCTCTTGCAAAAAATGACTGGCAG ACGATAGCAACTGCCAGTCTGTTCCTCGCTTGCAAAGCTGAAGATGAGCCGTGTCAACTGTCCAACGTTGTTGTTGCATCTTATGAAATAATCTTTGAGTGGGATCCTTCTGCCTCAATTAGAATTCATCAAACT GAATGTTACCATGAatttaaagaaattattttgGCCGGGGAGAGGCTTCTGCTGGACACAAGTGCTTTCCATCTCCTAGACGTTGAACTTCCCTACAAACCTCTGGCTGCAGCCTTGAATAGGTTGAACGCTTGGCCTGACCTTGCAACAGCTGCTTGGAATTTTGTGCATGATTG GCTTCGAACGACACTATGCTTGCAGTACAAACCCCATGTTATCGCAACTGCCACTGTGCACCTAGCTGCCACGTTTCAGAACGCGAAAGTAGGCAGCAGGAGAGATTGGTGGTTGGAGTTTGGAGTAACAACCAAGCTACTAAAAG AGGTGATCCAAGAGATGTACATGTTGATAGAAGTGAACAGAAGGAGGGCTTTGCCGCCTCCAAGAAGAGAAGTAGCTTGGGCAGTACCTACAGTCATAAAGCCGCCGGTCCATTTGGCTAGAGGCTACCCGTTTCACAGCTACCCTATGCAGTCCTATAGACAGCCTGGCATCTGGTGA